The following proteins are encoded in a genomic region of Acidobacteriota bacterium:
- the hemH gene encoding ferrochelatase: MSDRLGVLLVQLGGPASREELKPFLYELFVDPEILGISFSPLRRFVAWLIATTRAPKSAATYERINWSPIRRWSETQARLLEAELGKGAASSIPAPVVRVGMTCSYPFVEDALEDLRKAGATRLLVLPLYPQYSVTTTRGSFNRVTSALAKMGWNPARTNAPDAWYEEPDFVAAHADLILKAHGTLPDADPANTVILYSAHSLPVKTVVTQKDPYPQHVEGTVKAIDAALGNRFPSRVGYQSKVGPVEWLGPSTSDVLASLAKEGVKQVVVVPVAFVSDHVETLYEIRLLFAGEAARLGIPHYAVAEGLNDHPAFVRALANIVNTSVKKAAE, from the coding sequence ATGAGCGATCGTCTGGGTGTGCTGCTCGTCCAGCTCGGCGGACCCGCGTCGCGCGAGGAGCTGAAGCCCTTCCTGTATGAGCTTTTCGTAGATCCTGAAATTCTCGGAATTTCCTTTTCTCCCCTTCGTCGATTCGTCGCGTGGCTCATCGCGACGACGCGTGCGCCGAAGTCCGCCGCGACGTACGAGCGGATCAACTGGTCGCCCATCCGCCGCTGGTCCGAGACGCAGGCCCGCCTCCTCGAGGCCGAGCTCGGCAAGGGCGCGGCCTCGTCCATTCCGGCGCCGGTCGTCCGCGTCGGGATGACGTGCTCGTACCCGTTCGTGGAGGACGCGCTCGAGGACCTCCGGAAGGCCGGCGCGACGCGCCTCCTCGTTCTCCCCCTCTACCCTCAGTACTCCGTCACGACGACGCGAGGGTCGTTCAACCGCGTGACGTCCGCCCTCGCGAAGATGGGGTGGAACCCGGCGCGGACGAACGCGCCCGACGCCTGGTACGAGGAGCCGGATTTCGTCGCCGCGCACGCCGACCTGATCCTCAAGGCGCACGGGACGTTGCCGGACGCGGACCCCGCGAATACGGTGATCCTCTACTCCGCGCACTCGCTGCCCGTGAAGACCGTCGTGACGCAGAAAGACCCGTACCCGCAGCACGTCGAGGGCACGGTGAAGGCGATCGACGCCGCTCTCGGGAACCGCTTCCCCTCGCGCGTCGGCTACCAGTCGAAGGTTGGCCCCGTGGAGTGGCTCGGCCCCTCCACCTCCGACGTTCTCGCGAGCCTCGCGAAAGAGGGCGTGAAGCAGGTCGTCGTCGTCCCCGTCGCGTTCGTGTCCGATCACGTCGAGACGCTCTACGAGATCCGGCTCCTCTTCGCGGGCGAAGCGGCGCGCCTCGGCATCCCGCACTACGCGGTCGCCGAGGGCCTCAACGACCACCCGGCGTTCGTCCGGGCGCTCGCGAACATCGTCAACACGTCCGTGAAGAAGGCGGCTGAATGA
- the hemN gene encoding oxygen-independent coproporphyrinogen III oxidase, whose protein sequence is MTAIPIRLRGETLPMTTELLDKYNVQGPRYTSYPTAPEWNEAIGVKDYEAASARANAKKSPVSLYVHLPFCDEQCWFCGCFMKVVPKPERKGDDRAEIEPYLADVHKEIDLLAKRIDASRSIEQVHWGGGTPTYLTPVQADRLAQHLLETFRPAKDAEISVEVDPRVTTARHLEVLRNRGFNRVSMGVQDFDPEVQELVNRVQPFDMTKALVDAARSLAYGSVNLDMIYGLPGQTRAGFEASVEQIISLRPDRVAMYSYAHVPWLKRPQRVLAAHLPEGTEKFAIFVSGIERFVAAGYVYIGMDHFALPHDEIVKAQQDRTLTRNFQGYTTHAGCDLYGMGVSAIGTLDDAYVQNTKDYAEYHAAMEAGRLATVKGCRLSADDVLRGEVITRLLCHCVIDKRDVEKTFSLKSFDETFAHATAKLPELVNDGMVTITADEIRVTTMGRIFIRNVAMLFDAYLEKKSADSPKIFSRTL, encoded by the coding sequence GTGACGGCCATCCCCATTCGCCTCCGCGGCGAGACGCTCCCGATGACGACGGAGCTCCTCGACAAGTACAACGTCCAGGGGCCCCGCTACACCTCCTACCCCACCGCCCCCGAGTGGAACGAGGCGATCGGCGTGAAGGACTACGAGGCCGCCTCGGCGCGCGCGAACGCGAAGAAGTCGCCGGTTTCCCTCTACGTCCACCTCCCGTTCTGCGACGAGCAGTGCTGGTTCTGCGGCTGCTTCATGAAGGTCGTTCCGAAACCCGAACGGAAGGGCGACGACCGCGCCGAGATCGAGCCGTACCTCGCGGACGTGCACAAGGAGATCGACCTCCTCGCGAAGCGCATCGACGCCTCGCGCTCGATCGAGCAGGTGCACTGGGGCGGCGGCACGCCGACGTACCTGACGCCCGTCCAGGCCGACCGCCTCGCGCAGCACCTCCTCGAGACGTTCCGCCCTGCGAAGGACGCCGAGATCTCGGTCGAGGTCGACCCGCGCGTCACGACGGCCCGGCACCTCGAGGTCCTCCGGAACCGCGGGTTCAATCGCGTCTCGATGGGCGTCCAGGACTTCGACCCCGAGGTGCAGGAGCTCGTGAACCGCGTCCAGCCCTTCGACATGACGAAGGCGCTCGTCGACGCCGCGCGCTCCCTCGCCTACGGCTCCGTGAACCTCGACATGATCTACGGCCTCCCGGGCCAGACGCGGGCGGGCTTCGAGGCGAGCGTCGAGCAGATCATCTCGCTCCGCCCCGACCGCGTCGCGATGTACTCGTACGCGCACGTCCCGTGGCTCAAGCGCCCGCAGCGCGTCCTCGCCGCGCACCTGCCCGAGGGGACCGAGAAGTTCGCGATCTTCGTGTCGGGGATCGAGCGCTTCGTGGCCGCCGGCTACGTCTACATCGGGATGGACCACTTCGCGCTCCCGCACGACGAGATCGTGAAGGCGCAGCAGGACCGCACGCTCACGCGCAACTTCCAGGGCTACACGACGCACGCCGGGTGCGACCTCTACGGCATGGGCGTCTCGGCGATCGGCACCCTGGACGACGCGTACGTCCAGAACACGAAGGACTACGCCGAGTACCACGCCGCGATGGAGGCGGGCCGCCTCGCCACCGTGAAGGGCTGCCGCCTCTCCGCCGACGACGTCCTGCGGGGCGAGGTCATCACGCGCCTCCTTTGCCACTGCGTGATCGACAAGCGCGACGTCGAGAAGACGTTTTCGCTGAAGTCGTTCGACGAGACGTTCGCGCACGCGACGGCAAAGCTCCCCGAGCTCGTGAACGACGGGATGGTCACGATCACCGCGGACGAAATCCGGGTGACCACCATGGGACGGATCTTCATCCGGAACGTGGCGATGCTGTTCGACGCCTACCTCGAGAAGAAGAGCGCGGACTCGCCGAAGATCTTCTCTCGTACCCTGTAG
- a CDS encoding VWA domain-containing protein — MQRTLTFTLAAVLAFSPAVPASAQSDAPRSVKSSVEAVAADVEVLVLDSKGKPVQGLAKGDFKLFVNGKETPIDWLEAPAVPAAAPVSAAASSAPAAPAAEALTGAAAARRMHSTVFVISDLQTDLRSRNAGLDALKTYVDRMPGGEEAAVYLLDNGVRRLQAFTSDRSALKKALDKPARTLPRAYIFPQQGSVEWEGQSRQMLRNFSTVLDTIANRPEPKTVVVMAGPISPTGFVQPIGGPAGSGALGQTVFAGSPTDGIDVLSTSGNSYSARGLWNFLAEAKDAESQALLARATVVAVDPSGLYSPDGRAETSSMSSPSGRPPRDAAAALRPANNVSEGDAVDSFLYRSDTFALIAQSTGGARLGFTNKPVENLIVETNLLAQRYRLGFTPPDGTSARRDIRVEVARPGVVVRAAAGQRSLTPETAARARFAALLLSADAPKGDFAIALETKAAVKDRKDDAFPFDVVVPVGGVYAEERGDTKRAKLELLIAGVDEEGRASEPMVIPFSVTVDKAAGAGAFFRKDSNFNLDKRWKGRLFVGVRDTSTNRLGAVALPIGI, encoded by the coding sequence ATGCAACGCACCCTGACGTTCACCCTTGCGGCCGTTCTCGCGTTTTCCCCGGCCGTCCCCGCCTCCGCGCAGTCCGACGCGCCCCGGTCGGTCAAGAGTTCCGTCGAGGCGGTCGCCGCCGACGTCGAGGTGCTCGTCCTCGATTCGAAGGGCAAGCCCGTCCAGGGCCTCGCCAAGGGCGACTTCAAGCTCTTCGTGAACGGCAAGGAGACGCCGATCGACTGGCTCGAGGCGCCCGCCGTCCCGGCGGCCGCTCCGGTTTCCGCCGCGGCCTCTTCGGCTCCCGCGGCTCCGGCCGCCGAAGCCCTCACCGGCGCCGCCGCCGCGCGCCGCATGCACAGCACGGTTTTCGTGATCTCCGACCTCCAGACCGACCTGCGCTCGCGCAACGCGGGCCTCGACGCGCTCAAGACGTACGTCGACCGGATGCCGGGCGGCGAGGAAGCGGCCGTGTATCTCCTCGACAACGGCGTTCGCCGTCTGCAGGCGTTCACGTCGGACCGCTCCGCGCTGAAGAAGGCGCTCGACAAGCCTGCGCGGACGCTCCCACGCGCGTACATCTTCCCGCAGCAGGGCAGCGTCGAGTGGGAAGGCCAGTCGCGCCAGATGCTCCGCAACTTCTCGACCGTCCTCGACACGATCGCGAACCGCCCGGAGCCCAAGACGGTCGTCGTCATGGCGGGCCCGATCTCCCCGACCGGTTTCGTCCAGCCGATCGGCGGCCCGGCAGGCTCGGGGGCGCTCGGGCAGACGGTCTTCGCGGGCAGCCCGACCGACGGCATCGACGTCCTTTCGACGTCGGGAAACTCGTACTCGGCGCGCGGCCTCTGGAACTTCCTCGCCGAGGCGAAGGACGCCGAGAGCCAGGCGCTTCTCGCCCGGGCGACGGTCGTCGCCGTGGACCCGTCGGGCCTGTACTCGCCGGACGGAAGGGCCGAGACCAGCTCCATGTCCAGCCCCTCCGGCCGGCCCCCGCGCGACGCCGCCGCCGCGCTCCGGCCGGCCAACAACGTGAGCGAGGGAGACGCCGTCGACTCGTTCCTGTACCGGAGCGACACGTTCGCGCTCATCGCGCAGTCGACCGGCGGCGCGCGCCTCGGCTTCACGAACAAGCCGGTCGAAAACCTGATCGTCGAGACGAACCTCCTCGCGCAGCGCTATCGCCTCGGCTTCACGCCGCCGGACGGCACGTCCGCCCGGCGCGACATCCGCGTCGAGGTCGCGCGGCCCGGCGTCGTCGTCCGTGCCGCCGCCGGCCAGCGCTCGCTCACGCCGGAGACGGCGGCGCGCGCGCGCTTCGCGGCGCTGCTGCTGTCGGCCGACGCGCCGAAGGGCGACTTCGCGATCGCGCTCGAGACGAAGGCCGCCGTGAAGGACCGCAAGGACGACGCGTTCCCGTTCGACGTCGTCGTTCCCGTGGGCGGCGTCTACGCCGAGGAGCGCGGGGACACGAAGCGCGCGAAGCTCGAGCTCCTGATCGCGGGCGTCGACGAGGAGGGCCGCGCCTCCGAGCCGATGGTGATCCCCTTCTCCGTCACGGTCGACAAGGCCGCCGGGGCCGGAGCGTTCTTCCGCAAGGACTCGAACTTCAACCTCGACAAGCGCTGGAAGGGCCGCCTCTTCGTCGGCGTGCGCGACACGTCCACGAACCGCCTCGGAGCCGTGGCGCTGCCGATCGGAATCTGA
- the hemE gene encoding uroporphyrinogen decarboxylase produces MSVPTTSGPGPSRQRFVDAAFSRPVDVPPVWLMRQAGRYLPEYREVRKGLAFLDLCANVESAVEVSMQPFRRFGMDGVILFSDILIPLPPMGIEVRLDEGGPKLPSPIRSASDVARLKTFDPLVGTKFVPQIMKALKTEVAGRAAVIGFCGAPWTLATYAIEGGGTKSFVEVKKMMHGDPKTLVLLLEKLADSCGDYLAAQIEAGADVVQVFDTWAGELSRADYDRFARPATERLLAKLPKRGTVPVINFASGSAHLIESIAALPGDVVSVDWKLPLDQARPRAKGRALQGNVDPGVLLGPKEGVTAAVLAARKAAGPLGHIVNLGHGILPPTPPENVGAFVAAARAPLG; encoded by the coding sequence ATGTCGGTTCCCACCACCTCCGGCCCCGGGCCGTCCCGCCAGCGATTCGTCGACGCCGCCTTTTCCCGCCCCGTGGACGTCCCGCCCGTGTGGCTCATGCGGCAGGCCGGGCGCTACCTCCCCGAGTACCGCGAGGTGCGCAAGGGCCTCGCGTTCCTCGACCTCTGCGCGAACGTCGAGAGCGCGGTCGAGGTGTCGATGCAGCCCTTCCGGCGGTTCGGGATGGACGGCGTCATCCTCTTCTCCGACATCCTGATCCCGCTCCCCCCGATGGGAATCGAGGTGCGCCTCGACGAGGGCGGGCCGAAGCTCCCGAGCCCGATCCGCAGCGCGTCCGACGTCGCACGCCTCAAGACGTTCGACCCGCTCGTCGGGACGAAGTTCGTCCCCCAGATCATGAAGGCTCTGAAGACCGAGGTCGCAGGCCGCGCGGCCGTGATCGGGTTCTGCGGGGCTCCGTGGACGCTCGCGACGTACGCGATCGAGGGCGGCGGCACGAAGTCGTTCGTCGAAGTGAAGAAGATGATGCACGGCGACCCGAAGACGCTCGTCCTTCTCCTCGAGAAGCTCGCGGACAGCTGCGGCGACTATCTCGCCGCGCAGATCGAGGCGGGCGCGGACGTCGTGCAGGTCTTCGACACGTGGGCGGGCGAGCTTTCGCGCGCCGACTACGACCGCTTCGCGCGTCCGGCGACGGAACGGCTCCTCGCGAAGCTCCCGAAGCGCGGAACGGTGCCCGTCATCAACTTCGCGTCCGGCTCGGCCCACCTGATCGAGTCGATCGCCGCGCTGCCGGGCGACGTCGTCTCCGTGGACTGGAAGCTCCCGCTCGACCAGGCGCGCCCCCGCGCGAAGGGCCGGGCTCTACAGGGCAACGTGGACCCCGGCGTCCTCCTCGGACCGAAGGAAGGCGTGACCGCCGCCGTCCTCGCCGCGCGGAAGGCCGCGGGGCCGCTCGGCCACATCGTGAACCTCGGCCACGGCATCCTGCCGCCCACGCCGCCCGAGAACGTCGGCGCGTTCGTCGCCGCCGCGCGCGCGCCGCTCGGCTAG
- the ccsA gene encoding cytochrome c biogenesis protein CcsA yields MMVDSAAAAAWSAGLGWTALTLYALASALYVLNLYRPSAWAGRTATACAIVGAVLNFAALYARALAVGTVPYRDLLGSMKLFGFFLAVLSVVLELRHHDRALGPVLMPAALFFMLLALLEAPGGPRPAPNPDLKGAIFALHVTLNMLAYAAFAVSAALSMLYIAAGRALKSHTLSGPATRLPTLSYLERANRTSLGLGIIALGTGLALGFLWAARVWTNEHPHWGLDPKIFFALGTLFFYLFVLVRARRGAPGVSTARLSIAGFVLVLLSYTAVNMFVSKLHVFRS; encoded by the coding sequence GTGATGGTGGATTCGGCCGCAGCGGCCGCGTGGAGCGCCGGCCTCGGCTGGACCGCTCTCACGCTCTACGCCCTGGCGTCGGCTCTCTACGTCCTGAACCTCTACCGGCCGTCCGCCTGGGCGGGCCGGACGGCGACGGCGTGCGCGATCGTGGGCGCCGTCCTGAACTTCGCGGCGCTTTACGCCCGGGCCCTCGCGGTCGGGACCGTGCCGTATCGCGACCTTCTCGGCTCGATGAAGCTCTTCGGCTTCTTCCTCGCCGTCCTCTCGGTCGTTCTCGAGCTGCGCCACCACGACCGCGCGCTCGGCCCGGTTCTCATGCCGGCGGCGCTCTTCTTCATGCTGCTCGCGCTCCTCGAAGCGCCGGGCGGGCCCCGTCCCGCCCCGAACCCGGACCTCAAGGGCGCGATCTTCGCGCTGCACGTCACGCTCAACATGCTCGCGTACGCGGCGTTCGCGGTATCGGCCGCGCTGTCGATGCTCTACATCGCCGCGGGGCGCGCGCTGAAGTCGCACACGCTCTCCGGCCCCGCGACGCGCCTGCCGACGCTCTCGTACCTCGAGCGCGCGAACCGCACGTCGCTCGGCCTCGGAATCATCGCGCTCGGCACGGGCCTCGCGCTCGGCTTCCTCTGGGCCGCGCGCGTCTGGACGAACGAGCACCCGCACTGGGGGCTCGACCCGAAGATCTTCTTCGCCCTCGGCACGCTCTTCTTCTACCTCTTCGTCCTCGTGCGGGCGCGCCGCGGCGCCCCGGGGGTCTCGACGGCGCGCCTCTCGATCGCGGGCTTCGTGCTCGTGCTCCTGTCGTACACCGCCGTCAACATGTTCGTCTCCAAGCTGCACGTCTTCCGCTCATGA
- a CDS encoding glutamyl-tRNA reductase: MNLVFVGWNHRGAPLDLRERLAFTPEKAREALEGLFAERILAEGAIVSTCNRAEIYGVSDREDDLDALSGFFSRFHRVDDVLLRQTALTGHGDATVRHLFRVAAGLDSMVLGEAQILGQIREAHRVATAAGSLRAVTNRLFMNALECGKRVRSETGLGTRPTSVAGLALTLAGRIFESLSGRRALLVGAGETAELTARLLLDEGVSEIVVTNRSFERAQALAAASGGRAVPWDQRAVAAADVDLILSATNATEPVLTAAALKASLSNAKRRGPLLVLDLAVPRDVEVEVGDLPDVYRYDLDALTGMADANAKARLEEVPRAEAIVEECVQRFADWWGGLLHVDVVRGLREKVEKIRLAEIEKYAGKLSGLSEKDRATVERLTETLVGHILHEPTVGLKEGDVSERLEKAASVKALFRLGDPPR; this comes from the coding sequence ATGAACCTCGTCTTCGTCGGCTGGAATCACCGGGGCGCCCCTCTCGACCTGAGAGAGCGACTCGCCTTCACACCCGAGAAGGCGCGCGAGGCGCTCGAGGGGCTCTTCGCGGAGCGCATCCTCGCCGAGGGCGCGATCGTCTCGACGTGCAACCGCGCCGAGATCTACGGCGTGTCGGACCGCGAGGACGACCTCGACGCTCTCTCGGGTTTCTTCTCGCGCTTCCACCGCGTGGACGACGTGCTTCTGCGCCAGACGGCGCTCACGGGCCACGGCGACGCGACGGTGAGGCATCTCTTCCGCGTCGCCGCGGGGCTCGACTCGATGGTCCTCGGCGAAGCGCAGATCCTCGGGCAGATCCGCGAGGCGCACCGCGTCGCGACGGCCGCGGGGTCGCTGCGCGCCGTGACGAACCGGCTCTTCATGAACGCCCTCGAGTGCGGCAAGCGCGTGCGTTCCGAGACCGGTCTCGGCACGCGCCCGACGTCCGTCGCGGGCCTCGCCCTCACGCTCGCGGGCCGCATCTTCGAGTCCCTGAGCGGCCGCCGCGCGCTCCTCGTGGGCGCGGGCGAGACGGCCGAGCTCACGGCGCGCCTTCTTCTCGACGAGGGCGTGTCCGAGATCGTCGTCACGAACCGCTCGTTCGAAAGGGCGCAGGCGCTCGCGGCCGCGTCGGGCGGCCGTGCCGTCCCGTGGGACCAGCGCGCCGTCGCGGCCGCCGACGTCGACCTCATCCTCTCGGCCACGAACGCGACGGAGCCCGTCCTCACGGCCGCCGCGCTCAAGGCGTCGCTCTCCAACGCGAAGCGGCGCGGGCCGCTCCTCGTCCTCGACCTCGCGGTCCCGCGCGACGTGGAAGTCGAGGTGGGCGACCTGCCGGACGTCTACCGCTACGACCTCGACGCCCTCACCGGGATGGCGGACGCGAACGCGAAGGCGCGCCTCGAGGAGGTCCCGAGGGCCGAGGCCATCGTCGAGGAGTGCGTCCAGCGCTTCGCGGACTGGTGGGGCGGCCTCCTGCATGTCGACGTCGTGCGCGGCCTGCGCGAGAAGGTCGAGAAGATTCGCCTCGCCGAGATCGAGAAATACGCGGGCAAGCTGTCCGGCTTGTCCGAGAAGGACCGCGCCACGGTCGAGCGCCTCACCGAGACGCTCGTCGGGCACATCCTCCACGAGCCCACCGTCGGCCTCAAGGAGGGCGACGTGTCCGAGCGCCTCGAGAAGGCCGCTTCCGTGAAAGCCCTCTTCCGGCTGGGCGACCCTCCGAGGTGA
- the hemC gene encoding hydroxymethylbilane synthase, which produces MTTASPLRMGTRASALARAQSGAFAAELTRRSGRPVEVVIVRTQGDQLSSEGKAPPGGDSAGVFVRALDDALRNREIDFAVHSLKDVPTADAEGLVLAAVPERADSRDAFVVASRHAGVTKVEDLPQGARVATSSPRRVSQLLRVRPDLVTVAMAGNVDTRLQRLEEGRADALILAAAGLDRLGRGSVITRRLGPDEILGAPAQGALGIGCRADDEETRISLLKMEDPVARATASVERELLQFLRGGCRAPVGARGFLEGEEGNLTLKLVGRVLSLDGRECLEDEMSEPFAPPPSPSSPSKKSSLSLSSSSLGRLLAEKLLARGAARLIDAARV; this is translated from the coding sequence ATGACGACCGCATCCCCTCTCCGCATGGGCACGCGGGCCAGCGCGCTCGCGCGCGCCCAGTCCGGGGCCTTCGCCGCGGAGCTCACACGCCGCTCGGGCCGGCCCGTCGAGGTCGTGATCGTGCGGACGCAGGGCGATCAGCTGTCCAGCGAGGGCAAGGCCCCGCCCGGCGGCGACTCCGCCGGCGTTTTCGTCCGCGCGCTGGACGACGCGCTCCGGAACCGCGAGATCGACTTCGCCGTCCACTCGCTGAAGGACGTCCCGACGGCCGACGCCGAGGGGCTCGTCCTCGCGGCCGTGCCCGAGCGAGCGGATTCGCGCGACGCGTTCGTCGTCGCGTCGCGCCACGCGGGCGTGACGAAGGTCGAAGACCTGCCGCAGGGCGCCCGGGTCGCCACGTCGTCGCCGCGGCGCGTCTCGCAGCTCCTGCGTGTCAGGCCGGACCTCGTGACGGTCGCGATGGCGGGCAACGTCGACACGCGCCTCCAGAGGCTCGAGGAAGGCCGCGCCGACGCCCTCATCCTCGCGGCCGCGGGCCTCGACCGCCTCGGCCGGGGCTCCGTCATCACGCGTCGGCTCGGGCCGGACGAGATACTCGGCGCGCCTGCGCAGGGCGCACTCGGCATCGGCTGCCGGGCGGACGACGAGGAAACGCGGATTTCTCTGCTGAAGATGGAAGACCCAGTCGCACGAGCGACCGCCTCGGTCGAGCGCGAGCTTCTGCAATTCCTTAGAGGGGGATGTCGCGCGCCTGTCGGCGCCCGAGGATTCCTAGAAGGTGAAGAGGGGAACCTGACGCTGAAGCTCGTGGGCCGCGTTCTTTCTCTCGACGGCCGCGAGTGCCTCGAAGACGAGATGAGCGAGCCCTTCGCGCCGCCGCCCTCTCCCTCTTCACCTTCAAAGAAATCTTCTCTTTCTCTTTCTTCCTCTTCCCTCGGCCGCCTCCTTGCCGAGAAGCTGCTCGCGCGCGGCGCGGCGCGGCTGATCGACGCGGCGCGCGTGTGA
- a CDS encoding uroporphyrinogen-III synthase, whose protein sequence is MSKRILLLRSGSAGPEDSVVAPDVTILHTHVVEPRPEGVAEALAFDPAGATLVVSSKETVRVLLPLFPLRFSRVIAVGEGTADLLRKVNTGGRVGGSLGGASTYSGAPETQIVVPEVPGAAGVLHLLRKSSAAFPSRILWPHGSDAASEPFEEIRSLGFSLASPVVYLKRALGASELDASVVADFAAGRFGSVAVGSTAGLDVLLSAVPSPPPVRWGVLGPETAKAVAARHLPAPVVPPRARLSDLLDLLRKETS, encoded by the coding sequence GTGAGCAAGCGGATCCTCCTGCTGCGCTCCGGCTCGGCCGGGCCGGAGGATTCGGTCGTTGCGCCCGATGTGACGATCCTGCACACCCACGTGGTCGAACCCCGCCCGGAGGGCGTGGCCGAGGCGCTCGCGTTCGACCCTGCGGGCGCCACGCTCGTCGTTTCGTCCAAGGAGACCGTGAGAGTTTTGCTCCCTCTCTTTCCGTTGCGCTTCTCTCGAGTGATTGCGGTGGGGGAGGGCACGGCTGATTTGCTTAGAAAGGTGAATACGGGGGGGCGGGTCGGCGGCAGTCTCGGCGGTGCGTCAACCTACAGTGGGGCTCCCGAAACGCAGATCGTCGTTCCCGAGGTGCCCGGAGCGGCGGGGGTCCTCCACCTTCTAAGAAAATCTTCAGCGGCGTTTCCTTCGCGCATTCTCTGGCCGCATGGGTCGGACGCCGCCTCCGAACCCTTCGAAGAAATCCGATCTCTGGGCTTCTCTCTCGCTTCGCCCGTCGTCTATCTGAAGCGTGCGCTCGGTGCTTCCGAGCTGGACGCGTCCGTCGTCGCCGATTTCGCCGCCGGTCGCTTCGGCTCGGTGGCGGTCGGTTCGACGGCCGGTCTGGACGTCCTGCTCTCGGCCGTGCCGTCCCCCCCGCCGGTAAGATGGGGCGTCCTCGGCCCCGAGACGGCGAAGGCCGTCGCCGCGCGTCATCTTCCCGCTCCCGTCGTCCCGCCGCGTGCGCGGCTTTCCGATCTTCTCGATCTCCTCCGGAAGGAAACCTCATGA
- the hemB gene encoding porphobilinogen synthase, translating into MSFPLHRYRRLRRSESLRTMVRETSLAPSDFIAPLFVVPGQGVRQGVSSMPGVDRTSADLAGKDAKALADLGVLSVILFGIPDHKDAKGTSSTDPEGPVCRAVRAIKAESPKTVVMTDICLCEYTDHGHCGVIKGDTVDNDPTLAILAAEAVAHAKAGADVVAPSDMMDGRVGAIRAALDKEGFADVALLSYAAKYASGFYGPFREAAESTPSFGDRRAYQMDPGNVREAVKEVLSDVAEGADMVMVKPALSYMDVIRAAKEVTNVPLACYNVSGEYAMVKAAAANGWIDGQRVTLEILTSFKRAGADLILTYHAKEAAQWIG; encoded by the coding sequence ATGAGCTTTCCCCTCCACCGTTATCGCCGCCTCCGCCGCAGCGAGAGCCTCCGGACGATGGTCCGCGAGACGTCGCTCGCGCCGTCGGACTTCATCGCGCCGCTGTTCGTCGTGCCGGGGCAGGGCGTCCGCCAGGGCGTCTCGTCGATGCCGGGCGTGGACCGCACGTCCGCGGACCTCGCGGGCAAGGACGCGAAGGCGCTCGCCGACCTCGGCGTCCTCTCCGTGATCCTCTTCGGGATCCCCGACCACAAGGACGCGAAGGGCACGTCGTCCACCGACCCGGAAGGCCCGGTCTGCCGCGCGGTCCGCGCGATCAAGGCCGAGAGCCCGAAGACGGTCGTCATGACGGACATCTGCCTGTGCGAGTACACGGACCACGGGCACTGCGGGGTCATCAAGGGCGACACGGTCGACAACGACCCGACGCTCGCGATCCTCGCGGCCGAGGCCGTGGCGCATGCGAAGGCGGGCGCCGACGTCGTCGCCCCGAGCGACATGATGGACGGGCGCGTGGGCGCGATCCGCGCCGCGCTCGACAAGGAAGGGTTCGCGGACGTTGCGCTCCTCTCGTACGCCGCGAAGTACGCATCCGGGTTCTACGGGCCGTTCCGCGAGGCCGCCGAGTCGACGCCGTCCTTCGGCGACCGCCGCGCGTACCAGATGGACCCGGGCAACGTGCGCGAGGCCGTCAAGGAAGTGCTCTCGGACGTCGCCGAGGGCGCGGACATGGTCATGGTCAAGCCGGCACTTTCGTACATGGACGTCATCCGCGCCGCGAAGGAAGTCACGAACGTCCCGCTCGCCTGCTACAACGTGTCGGGCGAGTACGCGATGGTGAAGGCCGCGGCCGCGAACGGCTGGATCGACGGGCAACGCGTCACGCTCGAGATCCTGACCTCGTTCAAGCGCGCGGGGGCGGATCTGATCCTGACGTATCACGCCAAAGAAGCCGCGCAGTGGATCGGATGA